A genomic stretch from Limnobacter thiooxidans includes:
- the kdsB gene encoding 3-deoxy-manno-octulosonate cytidylyltransferase: MYKAVIPARHASTRLPGKPLLDIAGKPMVVRVAEQAMKSGADEVLVATDHPDIESICKAHGLQVLMTRGDWPTGTDRIAEVAHLKGWSDDTVVVNVQGDEPLIDPKLIDLVANALLTGQHDIATCGHAIDNWEEFKNPNVVKIAMREDGDALYFSRAPIPYPRDAYGEQSWPVSAPEGQLGIRHIGLYAYRTRFLKKYQTLPPAPVELLESLEQLRALANGFRIKVCMIQDAPLPGVDTAQDLEKVRSLFGSC, from the coding sequence ATGTACAAAGCCGTTATTCCGGCCCGTCACGCATCAACTCGATTGCCGGGCAAACCTTTGCTGGACATCGCTGGTAAACCCATGGTGGTGCGCGTGGCCGAGCAGGCCATGAAATCTGGCGCAGATGAAGTGCTGGTTGCGACAGACCACCCGGACATTGAGTCCATTTGCAAAGCGCATGGCTTGCAAGTGTTGATGACACGGGGCGATTGGCCCACAGGCACAGACCGCATTGCCGAGGTAGCCCACCTGAAAGGCTGGAGCGACGACACGGTGGTGGTTAATGTGCAGGGCGATGAGCCCTTGATTGACCCCAAACTGATTGACCTGGTGGCCAACGCCTTGTTGACAGGGCAACATGACATTGCAACCTGTGGGCATGCGATCGACAACTGGGAAGAATTCAAGAACCCCAATGTGGTGAAAATTGCCATGCGGGAAGACGGTGACGCACTTTACTTTTCACGCGCACCGATTCCCTATCCACGAGATGCGTACGGCGAACAATCCTGGCCAGTCAGCGCACCTGAAGGGCAACTGGGCATACGCCACATCGGCCTGTATGCTTACCGAACCCGATTTTTGAAGAAATATCAAACCTTGCCACCAGCCCCGGTAGAGCTGCTCGAATCACTTGAACAACTGCGGGCGCTGGCCAATGGCTTTCGGATAAAAGTGTGTATGATTCAGGATGCCCCGCTACCTGGGGTAGACACCGCCCAGGACCTTGAAAAAGTAAGGTCTTTGTTCGGGTCTTGTTAG